A region from the Polaribacter sp. Hel1_33_78 genome encodes:
- a CDS encoding glycosyltransferase, with the protein MKKVILVSNKLYKYRAQVYSEFINLFKEQDIDFKVVVSTACKEDNFGLLEDKITFVGSSFYKLHKYLKYEKPDVIINFLHPTNRSIWFLYFYTWVHKTPNIYWNHGINLQDPNNKLKLFIYSFFHKASSAILLYTKNELKYIKKKHHSKTFYANNTINFKMIPDVQESVSTIKSQYHLNFEKYALFVGRVQERKKIEVLIEIFKSGEFEQYGLIIVGPGFSEENSTQISSSKNISYLGAIYDDLEVNKIFKASDVFCIPGTNGLGINQAMFWGLPCLALNVRHSPEIIYLENEKNGFICNTNEDLKDKLLLILQNKKLYSEFSQSAKEIIKEKADISIMFRGFLEAVNFVMELK; encoded by the coding sequence ATGAAAAAAGTAATACTTGTATCAAATAAGCTATACAAATATAGAGCTCAAGTCTATTCTGAATTTATAAACTTATTCAAGGAACAAGATATTGATTTTAAGGTTGTTGTTTCTACCGCATGCAAAGAAGATAATTTTGGTCTGCTAGAAGATAAGATTACTTTTGTAGGGTCAAGCTTTTATAAGCTACATAAATACCTAAAGTACGAAAAACCTGATGTCATTATTAATTTTTTGCACCCCACCAATAGGTCAATATGGTTTTTGTATTTTTATACTTGGGTTCATAAAACCCCAAACATCTATTGGAATCATGGAATTAACCTACAAGATCCTAATAATAAGTTAAAATTATTTATTTATAGTTTTTTTCACAAAGCGTCAAGTGCAATTCTACTGTATACTAAAAACGAATTAAAGTATATAAAAAAGAAGCATCATTCAAAGACATTTTATGCAAACAATACAATTAATTTTAAAATGATTCCTGATGTGCAAGAAAGTGTTTCAACTATTAAAAGTCAATACCATTTAAATTTCGAAAAGTATGCACTGTTTGTTGGTAGGGTTCAAGAAAGAAAAAAAATAGAGGTCCTTATTGAAATTTTTAAAAGTGGTGAATTTGAACAATATGGTTTAATTATTGTTGGGCCAGGATTTTCTGAAGAAAATTCAACACAAATTAGCAGTTCAAAAAATATTTCATATTTAGGGGCAATATATGATGATTTGGAAGTTAATAAAATCTTTAAAGCCTCAGATGTTTTTTGTATACCAGGAACAAATGGATTAGGTATCAATCAAGCAATGTTTTGGGGATTACCTTGCTTAGCTTTGAATGTTCGTCATAGTCCTGAAATTATTTACCTTGAAAATGAAAAGAATGGCTTTATTTGTAACACTAATGAAGACTTGAAAGATAAACTGCTATTAATCTTACAAAATAAAAAGCTTTACAGTGAATTTTCTCAAAGTGCTAAAGAAATAATAAAGGAAAAGGCAGATATCTCAATAATGTTTAGAGGTTTTCTAGAAGCTGTGAATTTTGTAATGGAGTTGAAATAG
- a CDS encoding alginate lyase family protein: MSLLEIPYRFKQILQKKFESFFVVGETLGTILIPKTKKILKIGEIDTPIFDDEFSVFGKKINFFDSQIDWHKDVFSGEKYALTFSKNINIRKSANLSAKNVWEINRLQFLIHIAINYNKTKDEKFLDKFIELNESWIEANPYLLGVNWYSNIEVNIRLINWFFCWELLDAEELMNKSKIFKEFVNTKWLPVIYQHCKYSFNNPSKYSSANNHLVSEYSGLYLATSVWGFKESEFWRSYAKDGLEKEILKQHSNGVNKEEAAEYIQFITDFFLLPFIIGEKCNDSFSKEFQKALKQILDYILVFTDVNLNFPKYGDEDDGYVLNFSEIGHFNNFKSLLVSASIIFNDESYLSAKSEYDIKNKLLFSDDGYLLFEKLMDREKKELVTKFYPKEGHFIFRKLIKDKEIYAHLDIAPLGYLSIAAHGHSDILSFLIHVNGNPFFIDSGTYSYHTEKKWRKYFVSSQAHNTITIDDENQAFHASDTLWLNHYKPKVISCVQQRNIERVVGTYNQKSNVQHIRSFEFNKKINEFLIEDNIIIRDNKEHKIFMPFHLHPTIQITKSTITNYTLSHASGAAVSLHLDDQLKWNLVRGSAEPFLGWYSESFMKKEPTSVVFGEMIVKESLKIVTRIKVTEY, translated from the coding sequence ATGTCTCTTCTGGAGATACCATATAGATTTAAACAAATTCTTCAAAAGAAATTTGAATCATTCTTTGTTGTTGGTGAAACTTTAGGTACTATACTAATACCTAAGACAAAAAAGATATTAAAAATAGGTGAAATAGATACTCCTATCTTTGACGATGAATTTTCCGTGTTTGGAAAAAAAATAAATTTTTTTGATTCACAAATTGATTGGCATAAAGACGTTTTCTCTGGTGAGAAGTATGCTTTGACTTTTTCAAAAAACATTAATATTAGAAAAAGTGCAAATCTTTCTGCAAAAAATGTATGGGAAATAAATAGACTACAGTTTTTAATTCATATTGCTATAAATTATAATAAAACAAAGGATGAAAAATTTTTAGATAAATTTATTGAATTGAATGAATCTTGGATTGAAGCAAATCCTTATTTGTTGGGTGTTAATTGGTATAGTAATATAGAAGTAAATATCAGATTAATAAATTGGTTCTTTTGTTGGGAATTATTAGATGCTGAAGAATTAATGAATAAATCTAAAATTTTTAAGGAATTTGTAAATACTAAATGGTTACCTGTTATTTATCAACATTGTAAATACTCATTTAATAATCCATCTAAGTATTCTTCTGCTAATAATCATTTAGTCTCAGAGTATTCAGGATTATATTTAGCTACTTCAGTTTGGGGATTTAAAGAGTCAGAGTTTTGGAGAAGCTATGCTAAGGATGGCTTGGAAAAGGAGATACTAAAACAGCACTCTAACGGAGTAAATAAAGAAGAGGCTGCCGAATATATACAATTTATAACTGATTTCTTTTTGCTTCCCTTTATAATTGGCGAAAAATGCAATGATTCGTTTTCAAAAGAATTTCAAAAGGCATTAAAACAAATATTAGATTACATCCTGGTATTTACGGATGTTAATCTAAATTTTCCAAAATATGGTGATGAAGACGACGGGTATGTTCTTAATTTCTCGGAAATAGGTCACTTTAATAACTTCAAATCTTTATTGGTTTCTGCTTCAATCATTTTTAATGATGAATCATATTTGTCTGCAAAGTCTGAATATGACATAAAAAATAAATTACTTTTTTCTGATGATGGTTATTTATTATTTGAAAAATTAATGGATAGAGAAAAGAAAGAATTAGTAACAAAATTTTATCCAAAAGAAGGACATTTTATTTTTAGAAAGTTAATAAAAGATAAAGAGATATATGCTCATTTAGATATAGCCCCTTTAGGCTATTTATCAATAGCAGCTCATGGCCATTCTGATATTTTATCATTTTTAATTCATGTAAATGGTAATCCTTTTTTTATTGATTCTGGAACTTATAGTTATCACACTGAAAAAAAATGGAGAAAATACTTTGTGAGTTCTCAAGCACATAACACGATTACTATAGATGATGAAAATCAAGCATTTCATGCTAGTGATACCCTGTGGCTAAATCATTATAAACCTAAAGTTATTTCTTGTGTTCAGCAAAGAAATATCGAACGTGTTGTAGGAACATATAATCAAAAGTCAAACGTACAGCACATCCGATCATTTGAATTTAATAAAAAAATAAATGAATTTTTAATTGAGGATAATATCATTATTAGAGACAACAAGGAGCACAAAATTTTTATGCCATTTCATTTACATCCAACGATTCAAATAACAAAGAGCACTATAACCAATTATACTTTATCGCACGCCTCAGGTGCTGCTGTTAGTTTACATTTGGATGACCAATTGAAATGGAATTTGGTTAGAGGTAGTGCGGAACCTTTTTTAGGCTGGTATTCTGAATCTTTCATGAAAAAAGAACCTACTTCGGTGGTTTTTGGAGAAATGATAGTAAAAGAAAGTTTAAAAATAGTGACAAGAATAAAAGTTACAGAATATTAA
- a CDS encoding nucleotide sugar dehydrogenase, with translation MNISIFGLGYVGCVSLGCLANNGHHVIGVDVSQNKVDLINKGKPTIIEKDIDTIIAEQHKLGSISATTDAMDAVIKTEISIIAVGTPSSPQGHLNLKYIFKVAENIGKAIQNKDEFHIAAIRSTVLPGTCDKVAEIIEKASGKKRNVGFAIVDNPEFLREGSAVQDYYNPPLTLIGSDNIDAANKVADLYRKLPGEIVITDLRVAEIMKYVNNTYHALKISFANEVGNVCSELGIDSHKVMEIFCKDKQLNISNYYFKPGFAYGGSCLPKDLGGFKTLAHDLYVKTPVIDGIGITNENQIERATDLILKYPNKKLGFLGLSFKAGTDDLRNSPAVRVIELLLGKGADIKIYDKNINTTMLTGTNKDYIDARIPHLSNLLVKDVDHLIETCDVLIVNTNEDEFKSKLVLIEDKIIIDFVRLDDRLLDYENYVGINWSTKKNNNDTYFSSEDTVL, from the coding sequence ATGAATATAAGTATTTTTGGTCTCGGTTATGTAGGCTGTGTAAGTTTGGGCTGTTTAGCAAATAATGGTCATCATGTTATAGGAGTTGATGTTAGTCAAAATAAAGTAGATTTAATTAACAAGGGTAAACCTACAATTATTGAGAAAGATATTGATACAATTATTGCAGAACAGCATAAGCTAGGAAGTATTTCTGCAACAACAGATGCAATGGACGCCGTCATTAAAACAGAAATTAGTATAATAGCTGTAGGAACACCGTCTTCACCACAAGGTCATTTAAATTTAAAATATATTTTTAAAGTTGCCGAAAATATAGGGAAAGCAATACAAAACAAAGATGAGTTTCATATCGCTGCAATTAGGTCTACTGTTTTGCCAGGAACTTGTGATAAAGTAGCTGAGATTATTGAAAAAGCATCAGGAAAAAAGAGAAATGTAGGTTTTGCCATCGTTGATAATCCAGAGTTTTTAAGAGAAGGTAGCGCTGTTCAAGATTATTACAATCCTCCTTTAACGTTAATTGGTTCAGATAATATAGATGCAGCTAACAAAGTAGCTGACTTGTATCGAAAACTACCTGGTGAAATTGTTATAACAGATCTAAGGGTTGCTGAAATAATGAAATATGTAAATAATACTTATCATGCCTTAAAAATTTCATTTGCAAATGAAGTTGGAAATGTATGCTCAGAGTTGGGAATAGATTCTCACAAAGTGATGGAAATATTTTGTAAAGACAAACAATTAAATATCTCAAATTATTATTTTAAACCAGGTTTTGCCTATGGAGGTTCATGTTTACCAAAAGATTTAGGTGGTTTTAAAACATTGGCTCATGATTTGTATGTGAAAACACCCGTAATTGATGGGATTGGCATTACAAATGAAAATCAAATAGAGCGTGCAACAGATTTAATTTTAAAATACCCTAATAAAAAACTAGGTTTTTTAGGTTTAAGTTTTAAGGCAGGAACCGATGATTTACGTAATAGCCCAGCTGTTCGTGTTATTGAATTGTTACTTGGTAAAGGTGCCGATATTAAGATTTATGATAAAAACATTAATACCACTATGTTAACAGGAACCAATAAAGATTATATTGATGCAAGAATTCCTCATTTATCAAACCTTTTAGTGAAAGATGTAGACCATTTAATCGAAACTTGTGATGTGTTAATTGTAAATACGAATGAAGATGAATTTAAGTCTAAATTAGTTTTAATTGAAGATAAAATAATCATTGATTTTGTGAGGTTGGATGATAGGTTATTAGATTATGAAAACTATGTGGGGATTAATTGGTCAACTAAAAAGAATAATAATGACACCTATTTTTCGAGTGAAGATACGGTATTGTAA
- a CDS encoding glycosyltransferase family 4 protein: protein MTKIKGKHVLFIVENLPVPFDRRVWQEATTLKENGMEVSIICPQMKGYTEPYQVLEGIEIYRHPLPFEARGALGYLVEYGVAIYWEKKLARKIFIKKPFHVIHGCNPPDLIYLTAKKYKRKGVKYVFDHHDINPELYIAKYDKKDFFYKLMCFFEKRTFQNADASIATNESYKNIAITRGGMNPNLVQVVRSGPKLDRLQLQEPILKYKKGKKYLLGYLGVIGEQEGIDLLLESMLQIVKIRQDVQLAIVGGGSDLELLKKLSKEKGLETYVDFYGRVSDQMLLDVLNTADVCVNPDKPTEMNNLSTMNKIMEYMALKKPIVQYDLKEGRFSANEASLYAKDTTDFANKIMQLLNDAEKRTEMGTFGYNRVLNELSWEFESEKLISFYDNLLK, encoded by the coding sequence ATGACAAAGATTAAAGGAAAACATGTGCTTTTTATCGTAGAGAATTTACCCGTTCCTTTTGATAGAAGAGTGTGGCAAGAAGCTACAACATTGAAGGAGAATGGGATGGAAGTTTCGATTATTTGCCCTCAAATGAAAGGATATACAGAGCCTTACCAAGTACTAGAAGGTATTGAAATTTATAGACATCCGCTGCCTTTTGAGGCAAGAGGCGCGCTAGGTTACTTAGTAGAATATGGAGTTGCTATCTATTGGGAAAAAAAACTGGCCAGAAAAATATTCATAAAGAAACCCTTTCATGTGATACACGGTTGTAACCCACCTGATTTAATATATCTTACAGCAAAGAAGTATAAACGAAAAGGGGTTAAATATGTCTTTGATCATCACGATATTAATCCTGAATTGTATATCGCAAAATATGACAAAAAAGATTTTTTTTATAAGTTAATGTGCTTTTTTGAGAAAAGAACTTTTCAGAATGCAGATGCAAGTATAGCAACAAACGAATCGTATAAAAATATAGCCATTACTAGAGGAGGCATGAATCCTAATTTGGTTCAGGTTGTTCGCAGTGGTCCAAAATTAGATAGATTACAGCTCCAGGAACCTATTTTAAAATATAAAAAAGGAAAGAAGTATTTATTAGGGTATTTGGGTGTTATCGGTGAGCAAGAGGGAATTGATTTATTATTGGAAAGTATGTTGCAAATTGTTAAAATAAGACAAGATGTGCAATTGGCTATTGTAGGAGGTGGTTCAGATTTAGAATTATTAAAAAAACTTTCTAAAGAAAAAGGTTTAGAAACGTATGTAGATTTTTATGGCAGAGTGTCTGATCAAATGCTTTTAGATGTTTTAAATACAGCGGATGTTTGTGTGAATCCAGACAAACCTACAGAAATGAACAATTTAAGTACAATGAATAAAATTATGGAGTATATGGCATTAAAAAAACCCATAGTACAGTATGATTTAAAAGAAGGTAGATTTTCTGCTAATGAGGCATCTCTATATGCAAAAGATACAACAGATTTTGCGAATAAAATCATGCAACTTTTGAATGATGCTGAAAAAAGAACTGAAATGGGAACATTTGGCTATAATCGAGTATTAAATGAGCTTTCCTGGGAGTTTGAATCCGAGAAATTGATTTCCTTTTATGATAATTTATTAAAATAA
- a CDS encoding undecaprenyl-phosphate glucose phosphotransferase has translation MSKNKSRKGKSKFTPFLFSAIDVFLLITSFFLANQLVFDGISPNIIFYSSSALVFSVIWIIMSLKFNLYEIPRIIYTYKVLSENIYALFNFSLLIGGILFFSASTMLSPLFMAYVLLFFLLGLLFWRFLAMYIIKTYRKQGNNYRSILLVGLNKNIATLIDEIYLKPKYGYKIAGLFTDANVKNNLKEIYKGGLSEITAFLENNYVDEIIISLPHHAGKLINDLFRYADNNMIRVRVIPEFSEYLSQTFSIDYVQNIPILKLRSEPLNSITNRTLKRCFDILFSLITTLFIFTWLFPIIAIIIKLTSNGPVFFVQKRTGKDGIAFNCFKFRSMSVNSNSDNLQATKNDARVTDFGAFMRKTSIDELPQIINVLLNQMSLVGPRPHMLKHTDEYRVLVDKFMVRHFAKPGVTGWAQINGFRGETKLLKDMENRAAADIWYIENWSFFLDIKIVLSTAWSMFFKKDENAF, from the coding sequence ATGTCAAAAAATAAATCACGAAAAGGAAAATCTAAATTTACGCCGTTTCTATTCTCTGCAATAGATGTATTTCTTTTAATTACTTCTTTTTTCTTAGCAAATCAATTAGTTTTTGATGGCATTTCTCCAAATATTATTTTTTATAGCAGCAGTGCGTTAGTATTTAGTGTTATTTGGATAATCATGAGTTTGAAATTTAATTTATATGAGATACCAAGAATTATATATACATACAAGGTGCTATCCGAAAACATATATGCACTTTTTAACTTCAGTTTACTAATTGGAGGGATCCTCTTTTTTAGCGCCAGCACGATGCTTTCACCGTTATTTATGGCCTATGTGCTGTTGTTTTTTTTATTAGGGCTATTATTTTGGCGATTTCTTGCTATGTACATCATAAAAACATATAGAAAACAAGGGAATAATTACAGGAGTATATTATTGGTAGGGCTAAATAAAAATATAGCAACGCTTATTGATGAAATTTATTTAAAACCTAAATATGGTTATAAAATTGCAGGATTATTTACAGATGCTAATGTTAAAAATAACCTTAAGGAGATTTATAAAGGTGGGCTATCTGAAATTACAGCTTTTTTGGAAAATAATTATGTGGATGAAATCATCATATCACTTCCACATCATGCCGGTAAATTAATCAATGATTTATTTCGATATGCAGATAATAACATGATTAGAGTGCGTGTGATTCCTGAGTTTTCAGAGTATTTATCACAAACATTTTCTATTGACTATGTGCAGAACATTCCGATCCTAAAATTAAGAAGTGAGCCTTTAAATAGTATTACGAATCGGACTTTGAAAAGATGTTTTGACATCCTTTTCTCACTCATAACAACATTATTTATATTTACTTGGTTATTTCCAATCATCGCAATAATTATTAAACTAACAAGCAATGGACCTGTCTTTTTTGTGCAAAAAAGAACCGGTAAGGATGGTATCGCTTTTAATTGTTTTAAATTTAGAAGTATGTCTGTGAATAGTAATTCAGACAATCTCCAGGCAACAAAGAATGATGCCAGAGTTACGGATTTCGGTGCCTTTATGAGAAAAACAAGTATTGATGAACTTCCACAGATTATAAATGTACTATTAAATCAAATGTCATTAGTAGGGCCCAGACCACATATGTTAAAGCATACGGATGAATATCGAGTATTGGTAGATAAATTTATGGTACGACATTTCGCAAAACCGGGTGTTACCGGTTGGGCGCAAATCAATGGGTTTAGAGGAGAAACCAAATTGTTAAAAGATATGGAGAACAGGGCGGCTGCGGATATCTGGTATATTGAAAATTGGAGTTTCTTTTTGGATATTAAAATCGTACTATCGACCGCTTGGTCTATGTTTTTTAAGAAAGATGAAAATGCGTTCTAG
- a CDS encoding polysaccharide biosynthesis/export family protein: MSKFKLIFLPFTLLFFLSSCVSNKDLIYLQFDEIDQSKVNNDYQLTFKPDDLLQIIISSKDLKASIPFNLPVFASSASSGSAQGVPKLQSYLIDGNGMVEFPVLGRLKLGGLTRIEAIELIKYKLYPKYLKDPIVNILITNFKVTVIGDVKQPKVFQIDNERVTIFDAIGMAGDLNISGLRENVTLVREELGKKTKYSFDLRSNKIMTSPVYYLQQNDVIYIQQNNAKIQDAAYTRNTGLFISLASVLISLITIITR; the protein is encoded by the coding sequence ATGTCCAAATTCAAACTTATATTCCTTCCTTTTACGTTGTTATTTTTTCTTAGTTCATGTGTTTCTAACAAAGACTTAATATATCTCCAATTTGATGAAATTGATCAATCAAAGGTAAATAATGATTACCAGTTAACATTTAAACCAGATGATCTATTGCAAATTATAATCTCATCAAAAGATTTGAAGGCCTCTATTCCTTTCAACTTGCCTGTATTTGCAAGTTCAGCAAGCTCAGGGAGTGCTCAAGGAGTGCCGAAGTTACAATCGTATTTGATTGATGGCAATGGCATGGTTGAATTTCCGGTTTTAGGGAGACTAAAACTAGGAGGACTTACGAGAATTGAAGCTATTGAGTTAATTAAATATAAATTGTATCCTAAGTACTTGAAAGATCCGATTGTCAATATACTAATAACAAACTTTAAAGTAACAGTTATTGGGGATGTTAAACAACCAAAAGTATTTCAAATCGATAATGAAAGAGTAACAATTTTTGATGCCATAGGAATGGCAGGAGATCTAAATATTTCTGGATTAAGAGAGAATGTTACCCTTGTGCGAGAGGAGTTGGGAAAAAAAACTAAATATAGTTTTGATTTAAGATCAAATAAGATAATGACATCACCAGTCTATTATTTGCAACAAAATGATGTGATTTATATACAACAGAATAATGCAAAAATTCAAGATGCTGCATATACAAGAAATACCGGTTTATTTATTTCTCTGGCATCGGTATTAATTTCCCTAATTACTATAATAACGAGATAA